In Fundulus heteroclitus isolate FHET01 chromosome 17, MU-UCD_Fhet_4.1, whole genome shotgun sequence, the following are encoded in one genomic region:
- the morn2 gene encoding MORN repeat-containing protein 2 gives MADNKEGCGLNTDGIEVTVSCIFPNGDKYEGQCSRSASGELVRSGIGKHTSASGIVYTGDWHEDKMLGRGTLQFPSGARYEGEFKDNMYHGSGTYIFPDGSVYRGQFRHDRLEGEGTFTDAQGLSWTGDFHGEAALGLKLLHNLTKD, from the exons ATGGCTG ACAACAAAGAGGGATGTGGCCTGAACACCGATG GAATCGAAGTCACGGTGTCCTGTATTTTTCCGAATGGGGACAAATATG AGGGCCAGTGCAGCAGGTCTGCATCTGGAGAGCTTGTGAGGAGTGGCATCGGAAAACACACTTCAGCCAGCGGCATCGTATACACGGGAGACTGGCATGAGGACAAA atgCTGGGCAGAGGGACCCTGCAGTTTCCCTCCGGGGCTCGGTATGAAGGAGAGTTCAAAGACAACATGTACCACGGCTCGGGAACATACATCTTCCCAGATGGTTCTGTGTATCGGGGCCAGTTTCGCCACGACAG GTTGGAGGGAGAGGGCACCTTCACAGATGCACAGGGACTGAGCTGGACCGGAGATTTCCACGGTGAAGCAGCGCTTGGTCTCAAACTGCTGCACAACCTCACAAAGGATTGA
- the dhx57 gene encoding putative ATP-dependent RNA helicase DHX57 isoform X2, with translation MPMQRIFMTNENQEQLKELLLELQRQDFDEPYEESGSDYSEEEEKEEYDELDHREEGQFWVTNDEPVERAESPAYDPDEDERPAPEPVISLFAIGKLCRYGFDRERSKQALESGGGDFGATLEQLLLQVFSERYGQKAVSPDDLQGIPMDECLSQRQEEALALAAIYGERFSERIANAVWTVSLDLPFLSDKPAKDRGEAAGKKSHQVCKFYLKDRGCRFGDRCRFRHELPEGEKSGAGSSELKGPSRPGFSSYSPPEYELEVRFPKGNRYPHQAPIVAFSTNDESMGAAGRLCVTERLFGEALAAAKSGEPVIYTLITLCEDELSMKELLAAGHHKYSTPPPVVVPQPTSLSLTKSKSMRSSPSEENRSSSANSRRAAPPTNQRPADLKEPAEAEEPEEEVEVQAVPVETESYVNLRKKMESRHSQKVENLLQENGKLCREFQRKQSSRRFKSMLEQRRNLPAWQEKENILDRLSSCQVLVVSGMTGCGKTTQIPQFILDASLCGSAGQVANIICTQPRRISAISVAQRVAQERAECLGNSVGYQIRLESVRTSATRLLYCTTGVLLRRLEGDADLSGVTHVIVDEVHERTEESDFLLLVLKDLITKRQDLKIILMSATLNANLFSEYFYGCPTIHIPGRTFPVDQFFLEDAIAKTGYVIEDGSPFMRSGKQNPSSTSGRGGRSEPRDVVDDLGDDVWNFMSFCKKDFVKDSIPDQQLGLQELTVRYKDTKKSVLKTIAAMDLDKINMDLVESLLEWIVDGKHNYPPGAVLVFMPGLAEIKMLYEQLQSNRIFNNRRGSRCVVYPLHSTLSNEEQQAVFSRPPEGVTKIIVSTNIAETSVTIDDVVYVVDSGKMKEKRYDASKSMESLEDSWVSRANALQRKGRAGRVASGVCFHLFTSHCFQHQLSEQQLPEIQRVPLEQLCLRIKILDLFADQPLESVFVRLIEPPAEDSLDAARQRLQDLGALTADEKLTPLGYHLACLPVDVRIGKLMLFGAIFRCLDPALTIAASLAFKSPFVSPWDKREEAGEKKLAFAVANSDHLALLQAYKGWCCAAKNGNQAGYRYCRENFLSGRSLQEIASLKRQFAELLSDIGFIKEGLRARVIERLSSKGTDGVLEATGAEANLNSENIRLMSAMLCAALYPNVVQVRAPQENYKMTSKGAMKMQPKANELRFMTKSDGCVHVHPSSVNYTVRHYDSPYLVYHEKVKTSRVFIRDCSMVSVYPLVLFGGGQVNVELHKGQFVISLDDGWIRFAAASHQVAELVKELRWELDLLLEDKIKNPSMDLCSCPRGSRIIRMIVHLITTQ, from the exons ATGCCCATGCAGAGGATCTTTATGACCAATGAGAACCAAGAGCAGCTCAAGGAGTTACTGCTGGAGCTACAGAGACAGGATTTCGATGAGCCTTATGA AGAATCTGGTTCAGATTATTccgaagaggaggagaaggaggaataTGACGAACTGGATCACCGGGAGGAAGGTCAGTTCTGGGTGACTAACGATGAGCCTGTCGAGCGAGCGGAGAGTCCTGCTTATGACCCAGACGAGGACGAGCGTCCCGCGCCTGAACCCGTCATCTCCTTATTCGCCATCGGAAAACTCTGCAG ATACGGCTTTGACAGGGAGCGAAGCAAGCAGGCTCTGGAGTCTGGTGGAGGAGATTTCGGGGCGACCTTGGAACAGCTCCTCCTTCAAGTCTTCAGCGAACGCTACGGACAGAAAGCAGTTTCCCCCGATGACCTCCAGGGGATCCCGATGGACGAATGCCTGAGCCAGAGGCAGGAGGAAGCCCTGGCGCTCGCTGCCATTTATGGAGAGCGCTTCAGCGAGCGCATCGCCAACGCCGTGTGGACGGTGTCCCTGGATCTGCCCTTCCTCTCCGACAAACCTGCCAAAGACCGAGGAGAGGCTGCAGGCAAAAAGAGCCACCAGGTCTGCAAATTCTACCTCAAGGACCGCGGCTGCCGCTTCGGCGACAGATGCCGGTTCAGACACGAGCTTCCAGAAGGAGAGAAGTCCGGGGCCGGTTCCTCGGAGCTGAAGGGGCCGAGCCGGCCTGGCTTCAGCAGCTATTCCCCTCCGGAGTACGAGCTGGAGGTTCGCTTCCCTAAAGGAAACCGCTATCCCCATCAGGCGCCGATAGTGGCCTTCAGCACCAACGATGAGAGCATGGGGGCCGCGGGGAGACTCTGCGTCACCGAGAGGTTGTTCGGAGAGGCTCTGGCCGCAGCAAAGAGTGGCGAGCCTGTCATTTACACCCTGATCACCTTATGCGAGGACGAGCTCAGCATGAAGGAGCTTCTGGCCGCCGGGCACCACAAATACAGCACGCCTCCTCCTGTAGTGGTACCCCAGCCCACTTCTCTCTCCCTTACAAAGAGTAAGAGCATGAGGAGCAGCCCCTCGGAGGAGAACAGGAGTAGCAGCGCAAACAGCAGGAGGGCAGCTCCCCCCACAAACCAGAGACCCGCAGACC TGAAGGAGCCCGCAGAGGCAGAGGAGCctgaagaggaggtggaggtcCAAGCTGTCCCGGTTGAGACCGAGAGCTACGTCAAcctgaggaagaagatggagagCAGGCACAGTCAGAAAGTGGAGAACCTCCTGCAGGAGAACGGCAAGCTGTGTCGAGAATTCCAGCGAAAACAG TCTTCCAGGCGTTTTAAGTCCATGCTGGAGCAGAGGAGGAACCTCCCGGCTTGGCAAGAAAAGGAGAACATCCTGGATAGGTTGAGCAGCTGTCAGGTTCTGGTGGTCAGTGGCATGACGGG GTGTGGTAAGACCACGCAGATCCCTCAGTTCATCCTGGACGCCTCTTTGTGCGGCTCCGCCGGCCAGGTGGCCAACATCATCTGCACCCAGCCGCGTCGTATTTCCGCCATCTCTGTGGCCCAGAGAGTCGCACAGGAGCGGGCCGAGTGTCTGGGGAACTCTGTCGGCTACCAGATCCGCCTGGAGAGCGTCAGG ACGTCGGCCACCAGGCTGCTGTACTGCACCACGGGCGTGCTGCTCAGAAGACTGGAGGGCGACGCTGACCTCAGTGGCGTCACGCACGTTATCGTGGATGAGGTGCACGAGCGGACAGAAGAGAG CGACTTCCTACTTTTGGTGCTTAAGGACCTGATCACAAAGAGGCAAGACCTGAAGATTATTCTAATGAGTGCCACGCTCAATGCCAACCTGTTTTCAGAGTATTTCTACGGCTGTCCCACCATCCATATCCCCG GACGTACCTTCCCTGTCGACCAGTTTTTCCTGgaagatgccattgctaaaacCGG CTATGTCATCGAGGACGGCAGCCCTTTTATGCGCTCGGGGAAACAAAATCCGTCTTCCACAAGCGGGCGCGGCGGCAGAAGCGAGCCGAGGGACGTGGTGGACGACCTGGGCGACGACGTGTGGAACTTCATGTCTTTCTGTAAGAAGGACTTCGTGAAAGACTCGATCCCGGACCAGCAGCTCGGCCTCCAGGAGCTCACGGTTCGATACAAAG ACACGAAGAAGTCTGTCCTTAAAACCATCGCTGCGATGGACCTGGACAAGATCAACATGGACTTGGTGGAGAGCCTGCTGGAGTGGATAGTAGACGGCAAACACAACTACCCACCAG GTGCCGTGTTGGTGTTTATGCCAGGCCTCGCTGAGATTAAAATGCTCTATGAGCAGCTGCAGTCCAACAGAATCTTTAACAACAGACGCGGCTCAAG ATGCGTGGTGTACCCCCTCCACTCCACCCTGTCCAACGAGGAGCAGCAGGCCGTTTTCAGCCGGCCCCCCGAGGGCGTCACCAAGATCATCGTCTCCACCAACATCGCCGAGACCTCGGTGACCATCGACGACGTGGTGTACGTCGTCGACTCCGGCaagatgaaggagaagag GTACGACGCGTCCAAAAGCATGGAGAGCCTGGAGGACTCGTGGGTGTCTCGGGCCAACGCGCTGCAGAGGAAAGGTCGAGCGGGTCGCGTGGCCTCGGGGGTTTGCTTCCACCTCTTCACCAGCCACTGTTTCCAGCACCAgctctctgagcagcagctgcCTGAGATCCAGAGAGTGCCTCTGGAGCAGCTCTGCCTGCG AATAAAGATCTTGGACTTGTTCGCCGACCAGCCGCTGGAGTCGGTTTTCGTGCGGCTCATCGAGCCCCCGGCTGAGGACAGCCTGGACGCTGCCAGGCAGCGCCTGCAGGACCTGGGCGCTCTGACCGCGGACGAGAAGCTGACCCCGCTGGGCTACCACCTGGCCTGTCTGCCCGTCGACGTGCGCATCGGGAAACTCATGCTGTTCGGCGCCATCTTCCGCTGCCTCGACCCGGCGCTCACCATCGCCGCCAGCCTGGCCTTCAAATCGCCTTTT GTGTCTCCATGGGATAAGAGAGAGGAAGCCGGTGAGAAGAAACTTGCCTTCGCAGTGGCCAACAGTGACCATCTGGCTTTGTTACAGGCTTACAAG GGCTGGTGCTGTGCTGCGAAGAACGGTAACCAGGCCGGCTACCGCTACTGTAGGGAGAACTTCCTGTCTGGGCGCAGTTTACAG GAGATCGCCAGCCTGAAGAGGCAGTTCGCCGAGCTGCTGTCTGACATCGGCTTTATTAAGGAGGGCTTGAGGGCCAGGGTTATTGAGCGCTTATCCTCAAAGGGCACAGATGGGGTTTTGGAGGCTACTGGAGCGGAG GCGAACCTTAACTCAGAAAACATCCGGCTGATGTCTGCGATGCTGTGCGCGGCTCTCTATCCGAACGTGGTCCAG GTACGAGCTCCGCAGGAGAATTACAAGATGACCAGCAAGGGAGCGATGAAGATGCAGCCGAAGGCCAACGAGCTGCGCTTCATGACCAAGAGCGACGGCTGCGTGCACGTGCACCCCTCGTCTGTCAACTACACG GTGCGCCACTACGACAGCCCCTACCTGGTCTACCACGAGAAGGTGAAGACGAGCCGCGTCTTCATCCGGGACTGCAGCATGGTGTCCGTCTACCCGCTGGTGCTGTTCGGGGGCGGCCAGGTCAACGTGGAGCTGCACAAAGGACAGTTCGTCATCTCCCTGGACGACGGCTGGATCCGGTTCGCCGCAGCTTCGCATCAG
- the dhx57 gene encoding putative ATP-dependent RNA helicase DHX57 isoform X1 codes for MSARRRGGKPNRGGGRFNKPRGGGGGGGGGGSRKGGGAGHWDEEDDFSLDFAPSRSSRPVKARGGGGRARGRDAGRGRGFIDQSRYDRREPKSDRKPFPRSLVTTRIPPKPADGPRPEASNMPMQRIFMTNENQEQLKELLLELQRQDFDEPYEESGSDYSEEEEKEEYDELDHREEGQFWVTNDEPVERAESPAYDPDEDERPAPEPVISLFAIGKLCRYGFDRERSKQALESGGGDFGATLEQLLLQVFSERYGQKAVSPDDLQGIPMDECLSQRQEEALALAAIYGERFSERIANAVWTVSLDLPFLSDKPAKDRGEAAGKKSHQVCKFYLKDRGCRFGDRCRFRHELPEGEKSGAGSSELKGPSRPGFSSYSPPEYELEVRFPKGNRYPHQAPIVAFSTNDESMGAAGRLCVTERLFGEALAAAKSGEPVIYTLITLCEDELSMKELLAAGHHKYSTPPPVVVPQPTSLSLTKSKSMRSSPSEENRSSSANSRRAAPPTNQRPADLKEPAEAEEPEEEVEVQAVPVETESYVNLRKKMESRHSQKVENLLQENGKLCREFQRKQSSRRFKSMLEQRRNLPAWQEKENILDRLSSCQVLVVSGMTGCGKTTQIPQFILDASLCGSAGQVANIICTQPRRISAISVAQRVAQERAECLGNSVGYQIRLESVRTSATRLLYCTTGVLLRRLEGDADLSGVTHVIVDEVHERTEESDFLLLVLKDLITKRQDLKIILMSATLNANLFSEYFYGCPTIHIPGRTFPVDQFFLEDAIAKTGYVIEDGSPFMRSGKQNPSSTSGRGGRSEPRDVVDDLGDDVWNFMSFCKKDFVKDSIPDQQLGLQELTVRYKDTKKSVLKTIAAMDLDKINMDLVESLLEWIVDGKHNYPPGAVLVFMPGLAEIKMLYEQLQSNRIFNNRRGSRCVVYPLHSTLSNEEQQAVFSRPPEGVTKIIVSTNIAETSVTIDDVVYVVDSGKMKEKRYDASKSMESLEDSWVSRANALQRKGRAGRVASGVCFHLFTSHCFQHQLSEQQLPEIQRVPLEQLCLRIKILDLFADQPLESVFVRLIEPPAEDSLDAARQRLQDLGALTADEKLTPLGYHLACLPVDVRIGKLMLFGAIFRCLDPALTIAASLAFKSPFVSPWDKREEAGEKKLAFAVANSDHLALLQAYKGWCCAAKNGNQAGYRYCRENFLSGRSLQEIASLKRQFAELLSDIGFIKEGLRARVIERLSSKGTDGVLEATGAEANLNSENIRLMSAMLCAALYPNVVQVRAPQENYKMTSKGAMKMQPKANELRFMTKSDGCVHVHPSSVNYTVRHYDSPYLVYHEKVKTSRVFIRDCSMVSVYPLVLFGGGQVNVELHKGQFVISLDDGWIRFAAASHQVAELVKELRWELDLLLEDKIKNPSMDLCSCPRGSRIIRMIVHLITTQ; via the exons ATGAGTGCGAGGAGAAGAGGCGGGAAgccaaacagaggaggagggaggtTTAACAAGCcaagaggaggtggaggtggaggaggcggAGGTGGAAGTCggaaaggaggaggagctggTCATTGGGATGAGGAGGACGATTTCAGCCTTGATTTTGCACCCTCTCGTTCCAGCAG ACCTGTAAAAGCACGAGGCGGTGGCGGCCGTGCCAGGGGGAGAGATGCAGGACGAGGGAGGGGCTTTATTGATCAAAGCAGATACGACAGAAGAGAACCAAAAAGCGACAGAAAGCCTTTCCCAAGATCCCTGGTGACTACCAGGATCCCTCCAAAGCCAGCCGATGGACCCAGGCCAGAGGCCAGCAACATGCCCATGCAGAGGATCTTTATGACCAATGAGAACCAAGAGCAGCTCAAGGAGTTACTGCTGGAGCTACAGAGACAGGATTTCGATGAGCCTTATGA AGAATCTGGTTCAGATTATTccgaagaggaggagaaggaggaataTGACGAACTGGATCACCGGGAGGAAGGTCAGTTCTGGGTGACTAACGATGAGCCTGTCGAGCGAGCGGAGAGTCCTGCTTATGACCCAGACGAGGACGAGCGTCCCGCGCCTGAACCCGTCATCTCCTTATTCGCCATCGGAAAACTCTGCAG ATACGGCTTTGACAGGGAGCGAAGCAAGCAGGCTCTGGAGTCTGGTGGAGGAGATTTCGGGGCGACCTTGGAACAGCTCCTCCTTCAAGTCTTCAGCGAACGCTACGGACAGAAAGCAGTTTCCCCCGATGACCTCCAGGGGATCCCGATGGACGAATGCCTGAGCCAGAGGCAGGAGGAAGCCCTGGCGCTCGCTGCCATTTATGGAGAGCGCTTCAGCGAGCGCATCGCCAACGCCGTGTGGACGGTGTCCCTGGATCTGCCCTTCCTCTCCGACAAACCTGCCAAAGACCGAGGAGAGGCTGCAGGCAAAAAGAGCCACCAGGTCTGCAAATTCTACCTCAAGGACCGCGGCTGCCGCTTCGGCGACAGATGCCGGTTCAGACACGAGCTTCCAGAAGGAGAGAAGTCCGGGGCCGGTTCCTCGGAGCTGAAGGGGCCGAGCCGGCCTGGCTTCAGCAGCTATTCCCCTCCGGAGTACGAGCTGGAGGTTCGCTTCCCTAAAGGAAACCGCTATCCCCATCAGGCGCCGATAGTGGCCTTCAGCACCAACGATGAGAGCATGGGGGCCGCGGGGAGACTCTGCGTCACCGAGAGGTTGTTCGGAGAGGCTCTGGCCGCAGCAAAGAGTGGCGAGCCTGTCATTTACACCCTGATCACCTTATGCGAGGACGAGCTCAGCATGAAGGAGCTTCTGGCCGCCGGGCACCACAAATACAGCACGCCTCCTCCTGTAGTGGTACCCCAGCCCACTTCTCTCTCCCTTACAAAGAGTAAGAGCATGAGGAGCAGCCCCTCGGAGGAGAACAGGAGTAGCAGCGCAAACAGCAGGAGGGCAGCTCCCCCCACAAACCAGAGACCCGCAGACC TGAAGGAGCCCGCAGAGGCAGAGGAGCctgaagaggaggtggaggtcCAAGCTGTCCCGGTTGAGACCGAGAGCTACGTCAAcctgaggaagaagatggagagCAGGCACAGTCAGAAAGTGGAGAACCTCCTGCAGGAGAACGGCAAGCTGTGTCGAGAATTCCAGCGAAAACAG TCTTCCAGGCGTTTTAAGTCCATGCTGGAGCAGAGGAGGAACCTCCCGGCTTGGCAAGAAAAGGAGAACATCCTGGATAGGTTGAGCAGCTGTCAGGTTCTGGTGGTCAGTGGCATGACGGG GTGTGGTAAGACCACGCAGATCCCTCAGTTCATCCTGGACGCCTCTTTGTGCGGCTCCGCCGGCCAGGTGGCCAACATCATCTGCACCCAGCCGCGTCGTATTTCCGCCATCTCTGTGGCCCAGAGAGTCGCACAGGAGCGGGCCGAGTGTCTGGGGAACTCTGTCGGCTACCAGATCCGCCTGGAGAGCGTCAGG ACGTCGGCCACCAGGCTGCTGTACTGCACCACGGGCGTGCTGCTCAGAAGACTGGAGGGCGACGCTGACCTCAGTGGCGTCACGCACGTTATCGTGGATGAGGTGCACGAGCGGACAGAAGAGAG CGACTTCCTACTTTTGGTGCTTAAGGACCTGATCACAAAGAGGCAAGACCTGAAGATTATTCTAATGAGTGCCACGCTCAATGCCAACCTGTTTTCAGAGTATTTCTACGGCTGTCCCACCATCCATATCCCCG GACGTACCTTCCCTGTCGACCAGTTTTTCCTGgaagatgccattgctaaaacCGG CTATGTCATCGAGGACGGCAGCCCTTTTATGCGCTCGGGGAAACAAAATCCGTCTTCCACAAGCGGGCGCGGCGGCAGAAGCGAGCCGAGGGACGTGGTGGACGACCTGGGCGACGACGTGTGGAACTTCATGTCTTTCTGTAAGAAGGACTTCGTGAAAGACTCGATCCCGGACCAGCAGCTCGGCCTCCAGGAGCTCACGGTTCGATACAAAG ACACGAAGAAGTCTGTCCTTAAAACCATCGCTGCGATGGACCTGGACAAGATCAACATGGACTTGGTGGAGAGCCTGCTGGAGTGGATAGTAGACGGCAAACACAACTACCCACCAG GTGCCGTGTTGGTGTTTATGCCAGGCCTCGCTGAGATTAAAATGCTCTATGAGCAGCTGCAGTCCAACAGAATCTTTAACAACAGACGCGGCTCAAG ATGCGTGGTGTACCCCCTCCACTCCACCCTGTCCAACGAGGAGCAGCAGGCCGTTTTCAGCCGGCCCCCCGAGGGCGTCACCAAGATCATCGTCTCCACCAACATCGCCGAGACCTCGGTGACCATCGACGACGTGGTGTACGTCGTCGACTCCGGCaagatgaaggagaagag GTACGACGCGTCCAAAAGCATGGAGAGCCTGGAGGACTCGTGGGTGTCTCGGGCCAACGCGCTGCAGAGGAAAGGTCGAGCGGGTCGCGTGGCCTCGGGGGTTTGCTTCCACCTCTTCACCAGCCACTGTTTCCAGCACCAgctctctgagcagcagctgcCTGAGATCCAGAGAGTGCCTCTGGAGCAGCTCTGCCTGCG AATAAAGATCTTGGACTTGTTCGCCGACCAGCCGCTGGAGTCGGTTTTCGTGCGGCTCATCGAGCCCCCGGCTGAGGACAGCCTGGACGCTGCCAGGCAGCGCCTGCAGGACCTGGGCGCTCTGACCGCGGACGAGAAGCTGACCCCGCTGGGCTACCACCTGGCCTGTCTGCCCGTCGACGTGCGCATCGGGAAACTCATGCTGTTCGGCGCCATCTTCCGCTGCCTCGACCCGGCGCTCACCATCGCCGCCAGCCTGGCCTTCAAATCGCCTTTT GTGTCTCCATGGGATAAGAGAGAGGAAGCCGGTGAGAAGAAACTTGCCTTCGCAGTGGCCAACAGTGACCATCTGGCTTTGTTACAGGCTTACAAG GGCTGGTGCTGTGCTGCGAAGAACGGTAACCAGGCCGGCTACCGCTACTGTAGGGAGAACTTCCTGTCTGGGCGCAGTTTACAG GAGATCGCCAGCCTGAAGAGGCAGTTCGCCGAGCTGCTGTCTGACATCGGCTTTATTAAGGAGGGCTTGAGGGCCAGGGTTATTGAGCGCTTATCCTCAAAGGGCACAGATGGGGTTTTGGAGGCTACTGGAGCGGAG GCGAACCTTAACTCAGAAAACATCCGGCTGATGTCTGCGATGCTGTGCGCGGCTCTCTATCCGAACGTGGTCCAG GTACGAGCTCCGCAGGAGAATTACAAGATGACCAGCAAGGGAGCGATGAAGATGCAGCCGAAGGCCAACGAGCTGCGCTTCATGACCAAGAGCGACGGCTGCGTGCACGTGCACCCCTCGTCTGTCAACTACACG GTGCGCCACTACGACAGCCCCTACCTGGTCTACCACGAGAAGGTGAAGACGAGCCGCGTCTTCATCCGGGACTGCAGCATGGTGTCCGTCTACCCGCTGGTGCTGTTCGGGGGCGGCCAGGTCAACGTGGAGCTGCACAAAGGACAGTTCGTCATCTCCCTGGACGACGGCTGGATCCGGTTCGCCGCAGCTTCGCATCAG